Proteins from a genomic interval of Peptococcaceae bacterium:
- the istB gene encoding IS21-like element helper ATPase IstB, with amino-acid sequence MVPASLQEQCKALKLAHIPTLYLELEYHDREQYLTALFRAELEARQASKIRRLIRRAGFPAHKTLEDFDWTPVTLPSSTTITALSTLAFLERHENVLAMGAVGTGKTHLATALGLRACLEGKTVRFYRCLDLVNTLLDSHRQGGLGRLMADLEKVDLLIIDEFGFVPLHRDGAELLFNVVARAYERQSVVVTSNLQFGQWNTILGDNRLTAALIDRLVHHAHILAFEGESFRLRHALSAMNTDQSIGAQVENGVRGSRVD; translated from the coding sequence ATGGTGCCAGCGTCCTTACAGGAGCAATGTAAAGCCCTGAAACTGGCCCATATCCCCACCCTGTACCTGGAACTGGAGTACCACGACCGGGAACAATACCTGACGGCTCTTTTTCGCGCCGAACTCGAAGCCCGGCAGGCCAGCAAGATCCGCCGCCTTATTCGCCGGGCAGGATTTCCGGCCCATAAGACGCTGGAGGACTTTGACTGGACACCCGTTACCCTTCCGTCGTCGACCACTATTACCGCCCTCAGTACCCTGGCCTTCCTTGAGCGTCATGAGAACGTCCTGGCCATGGGGGCAGTAGGTACCGGGAAAACCCACCTGGCCACCGCCTTAGGGTTAAGGGCCTGCCTGGAAGGAAAAACGGTCCGCTTCTACCGTTGCCTTGACCTGGTGAACACCTTGCTTGACAGCCACCGCCAGGGCGGGCTGGGACGGTTGATGGCTGACCTGGAAAAGGTCGACCTGCTCATTATCGATGAATTTGGTTTTGTGCCCCTGCACCGGGACGGGGCGGAGCTATTGTTTAACGTGGTGGCCAGGGCGTACGAAAGGCAGAGCGTTGTCGTCACTTCCAACCTTCAATTTGGCCAGTGGAATACCATCCTGGGGGACAACCGTCTGACGGCAGCGCTAATTGATCGCCTGGTCCACCATGCTCACATCCTGGCCTTTGAGGGAGAAAGCTTTCGCCTCAGGCACGCCCTTTCAGCTATGAACACCGACCAATCCATTGGTGCGCAAGTAGAGAATGGGGTGAGGGGGTCGAGAGTGGATTAA